The Pseudomonadota bacterium DNA segment TTGTCATTTTTGGCCTGTTTAATAATTTGAAGATATCTTATTCAGAAGAACTGTGCACATAAGGAGGTTGCGCAATACTTATCTTTTGCCGCGAACAAAAATGCACGCAATATATAAAGCAGCTGCCAACAGTATAAATGTAAAAGATTTGTAATTAATATGTAAATTCATGCTTTTTAAAGTATGCAGAAAACAAATAAAAAAGGCGGTAGCCCAAAACCTCATAAGCCTCGACACCTCATTTCGGCTGATACGTCTTTTAGAAAAACCTGAAAAAATGCCTTGCATATAATTTGTGAAGTAGGAATCCGGGAATACCTGTGGAACATCAAGCATGTATTCTATATAGGGTTCATTATGTGTTGCAGCAAGAAATTTTTCTTCTTTTCTCAAAGTTGGTCCATAAACCCAGAAAAAAAGAAAGGGGTATATTAGTACTAAAAAAGGATTGCCGCTTAAAAGACAAAAACTGACATCAATCAAATAATTACCCATATAATATGGGTGTCTCACTACCCCGTAAATCCCGTTATTACAAATTACAACATTTCGTATAAGCACTCCTTTAGTGATGAAATGAACTATACATCCTGCTCCAAGCAAAATAAATGCCACTATTATTTCGATAGTACTGACATTAAAAAAGACTACGGATATATAAGATAAGATTCTGATCAGATTTCTCAGATTGGCCCTGGTAATCTGATAATTTTTTTCGTTTGCCATTATTTTGTGTGAGCGTAAAATATTTATGTATCTCTTGTCAAACGTTTTCAGATTTAATATTTTTGCTTGACATACAAATCCCTTATGTTGCTATATTTTCACAATTGAAGGTGAATATAATTAATCCCGACATATTCAGCAAAAAAAGGCTTAACAATATATGGATACAAGCAATAGTTCTTATTTTGTTAAGCACCATCTTATTTTTTACAGGGCTCTCAATAAGATCTTTGTGGGGATCTGAAGGCCGATGGGCAGAGATTGTCAGGGAAATGATTGCGTCAGGGAACTATTTTTTACCCACAATCAACGGAAACGTGTATTTTGATAAGCCTTTATTGAGCTACTGGATAATATTACCATTTTCATTTAAAGGGGTTGTAACTGAGCTATCAGCAAGAATACCAAGTGCAATTTCAGGGACAGGGGTTATTCTATTAACTTTTTTAATAGGCCGCCGGCTTTTTAATAACAGGACCGGTATGGTATCAGCCATGCTTTTATCGACTTCCGTCATGTTTGTCTTGTGGGCCAGAACTGCATCTGCCGAAATGCTGAATCTTTTCATGATATGGTTGGCATTTTTTATTTTTCTAATAGACAGTTATGACGGCAGCCTGATATACATAGCTTTGCTTTACATTGTCGGCGCCATTGCTGCATTTTGCAAAGGACCTGTTGCACCTGCTGTGATTTTCATTTCAATCGGGTTTTACAGTACAGTTGAGCTGTTGATAAATCTAAGAAAAAAAGGGTTTACGCGCATCGCCTTTAAGGAAGACTTTTCTTTCGAATTCTACTGGATATTTTCCTGGAAGGGTTTTTTGGGACTGTTTGCAGGTCTGGTCTTTTTTACAGGGCTCCTTCTGTCCCCGGTTCTTTCAAGCCACTCCTGGCAGTCAGTAGAACTCATGTGGAGAGAAAATGTTCTGCGATTTTTTCGTCCTTTCGATCATATTGAACCTTTTTATACATATCTTAAATACATACCGCTTTTTTCCGCACCATGGACATTGCTTCTTTTAGCATCTATTTTTGAAATAAATAACTGGGAGCATAACCGGTTTTCCCGATGGATTACAATGATAGCAGTTGCAATATTTATATTCTTTACATGCTCAGGTTCACGGAGAAGCTACTACATACTGCCTATTTTACCGGCATTGGCCATAATAACCGGCAAGGCAATAACTGATTGGTTTAATATGACAGATCCTCTTAAAAAGAAAATATTGCATGCGGCAACATTGATAACTTCAATGTTCCTTGCACTTGCCGGGATCGGACTTCTGTTTGCGTACTTTCGTATCGGAATTCCCCGACATATATCACAACTTCCGATTGGAGCATTCGCTGTTGCCGGCGCAACATCCTCATTTATCATGTTCGCCCGAAAAAAACCTTTTAAAGGTTTCATAATACTGTTTTCACTCATTTTTATTATTGAGTTATGGGTCTTTACAATAGGAATAGCTGCTGCTGAAAGCAAGCGAACATTACGTCCATTTGCCCAAAAAACTGCTGCACGGCTTCAAAATGTGAGCGATAATAAAATTGCAATCTATCAGGTTGGAGATTCTGCGCTTATCTTTTATTTAAAGCGAAACCCATTGATAATTTATAATAATCCCAAAGAAGTCAGTGAGTTTATATACAAAAACCCTGACGGTTTCATAATCGCCAATCTGAGCGCTCTACCAACTTTTCAGCTTGAAAAAATGGATCCTGTAATTATAGAAAAACCAATACCCGATAGAAAAGATGATCCCCTGGCTTTATTTGCAGTCTCAAGGAAATAATCTAATTAGTTTCCATCCGAAAACTCAGGATGAGAGACTATTGGTTTCCGGACAGACACTAATTATCAATATCTTTCAGGAAGTAATACATTTTTTTAAACTGTGATGGTTCAATTTCCTCTGCACGAACATAATAAGGAAAACCCATGAAAGCATACAGGGTCTCTGTTTTCTTTTCTCCATAACGCTTTATAAATGAATTTTTCAATTGTTTTCTTTTATTTTGGAAACAATTCCTTACAAATTCAATCATCTCATCATCATTTTCTTTTTCACTTTCCTTCAATATTATAGAGAGTAAAGCGCTATCCACTTTAGGGGGCGGGACGAACATCCCTGATTTAATTAAGAACAGCATTTTAACGTCAGCAAAAATCTGACAATTTACAGAGGGCGCTCCATAAGTTTTGCAATGAGAATTGCTTACGATCCTCTGTGCTATTTCTTTTTGAACTGTTAAAAAAGCACTATCAACAACCGATCTTTCTCTGAGAATTTTAAATATTATTGGTCCGGTAATTTTATAAGGGATATTCGCCACTATTTTGAGATTTTTCTCTTTCCTGAACTGCGCCAGCGGAATCTTCAGGCAATCACCATAAATTACTTTAACATTACTATATTGTTTCTCAATTAAATCAAGATAACCGGCAAATGATGTATCAAGCTCAATCGTATATAAAAAACCTGATTTTTCTGCAATTTGCGCGGAAAGATCCCCTTGACCTGCACCGATTTCGACAACAATATCCTCTTTAGTAATATTTGCCGAATGAACTATCTTACGGAGGAGGTTTTTATCTTTAATAAGATTTTGTGAAAGGCTTTTTTTCAGCATAATTAACAAACATAATGATTATAAGCTTAGCGCAAATTAAAAACTGCCTGAATAAATTTAAATCATTTGGGCTGCGGTTGAAGTTAGAACATCTTCATCCTCGAAAATGCCTTAGTATCAAGCTCTGAAGTAATTCCTCTTTCAAAATAATGGTATCCTGTAATTGCAACCATGGCGCCGTTATCAGTGCAGAGATGGGGCGATGAGAACATCACATCAAACTGTTCTTTCTCTCCTTTTTCAATGAATATTTCTCTCAATCTATTGTTTGCGGCAACCCCACCGCCCAAAATTATCCTTTTTATATTGAAATCCTTCGCTGCTTTAATTGCTTTATGCGAAAGGACATCACAGATTGCTTCCTGAAATGATGCAAGAACATCAGATATATTTTCATCGGTTATACCACCTTTTTTTGCATAGTTCAGAAAAGAAGTTTTCAAACCACTAAAGCTGAAATCATAGTCATTACTATCTATCATCGGTCTCGGGAACTGAACATATTCCCTGTTTCCTTTTTTTGAAATATCCTCTATTGCTTTCCCGCCCGGATAGCCCATGCCAAGGTATTTTGCGATCTTATCAAAAGCTTCGCCTGCTGCATCGTCTCTTGTGCTGCCGATCACTTTATATATGCAATAATCTTCCAGCATCAGAATAATTGTATGGCCGCCTGAAACAACAAGGGCTATATATGGAAAATATGCTTCTTTCTCAAGAAAAATGCTCATTGCATGAGCTTCTACATGGTTAACAGCAATAAGCGGCTTATCTAAAGAAAGTGAAAGTCCTTTTGCAAAACACAAACCCGCAAGGACAGAGCCAATCAGTCCTGGACCTGAGGTTACACAAATAATATCAATATCTTTTGCTGTAATGTTTGCTTCTTCCATTGCATTACGAAAAATAATATCTATTAATTCAATATGCTTTCTCGAAGCAATTTCAGGGACAACGCCGCCAAAAAGTTTATGAATATCGACCTGGCTTGATACAATATTTGAAAGTATTTCTTCCCCATCCTTTAATAATGCAATTGAAGTATCATCGCAGGAAGTGTCTATGCCGAGTATT contains these protein-coding regions:
- a CDS encoding glycosyltransferase family 39 protein, with protein sequence MWGSEGRWAEIVREMIASGNYFLPTINGNVYFDKPLLSYWIILPFSFKGVVTELSARIPSAISGTGVILLTFLIGRRLFNNRTGMVSAMLLSTSVMFVLWARTASAEMLNLFMIWLAFFIFLIDSYDGSLIYIALLYIVGAIAAFCKGPVAPAVIFISIGFYSTVELLINLRKKGFTRIAFKEDFSFEFYWIFSWKGFLGLFAGLVFFTGLLLSPVLSSHSWQSVELMWRENVLRFFRPFDHIEPFYTYLKYIPLFSAPWTLLLLASIFEINNWEHNRFSRWITMIAVAIFIFFTCSGSRRSYYILPILPALAIITGKAITDWFNMTDPLKKKILHAATLITSMFLALAGIGLLFAYFRIGIPRHISQLPIGAFAVAGATSSFIMFARKKPFKGFIILFSLIFIIELWVFTIGIAAAESKRTLRPFAQKTAARLQNVSDNKIAIYQVGDSALIFYLKRNPLIIYNNPKEVSEFIYKNPDGFIIANLSALPTFQLEKMDPVIIEKPIPDRKDDPLALFAVSRK
- the rsmA gene encoding 16S rRNA (adenine(1518)-N(6)/adenine(1519)-N(6))-dimethyltransferase RsmA, coding for MLKKSLSQNLIKDKNLLRKIVHSANITKEDIVVEIGAGQGDLSAQIAEKSGFLYTIELDTSFAGYLDLIEKQYSNVKVIYGDCLKIPLAQFRKEKNLKIVANIPYKITGPIIFKILRERSVVDSAFLTVQKEIAQRIVSNSHCKTYGAPSVNCQIFADVKMLFLIKSGMFVPPPKVDSALLSIILKESEKENDDEMIEFVRNCFQNKRKQLKNSFIKRYGEKKTETLYAFMGFPYYVRAEEIEPSQFKKMYYFLKDIDN
- the tsaD gene encoding tRNA (adenosine(37)-N6)-threonylcarbamoyltransferase complex transferase subunit TsaD — protein: MIILGIDTSCDDTSIALLKDGEEILSNIVSSQVDIHKLFGGVVPEIASRKHIELIDIIFRNAMEEANITAKDIDIICVTSGPGLIGSVLAGLCFAKGLSLSLDKPLIAVNHVEAHAMSIFLEKEAYFPYIALVVSGGHTIILMLEDYCIYKVIGSTRDDAAGEAFDKIAKYLGMGYPGGKAIEDISKKGNREYVQFPRPMIDSNDYDFSFSGLKTSFLNYAKKGGITDENISDVLASFQEAICDVLSHKAIKAAKDFNIKRIILGGGVAANNRLREIFIEKGEKEQFDVMFSSPHLCTDNGAMVAITGYHYFERGITSELDTKAFSRMKMF